One part of the Tachysurus fulvidraco isolate hzauxx_2018 chromosome 23, HZAU_PFXX_2.0, whole genome shotgun sequence genome encodes these proteins:
- the LOC113641852 gene encoding N-fatty-acyl-amino acid synthase/hydrolase PM20D1.2, which yields MTGHSTLPRIITFIKVVALSLFFTLLILFLVATTRTFTLDVNAGLQLAQWEKTTYISSDISTEQREILLENFKEAIRIPTVSFSVSHQNTSALEDFNRLLKRVFPTIFSSSLVKHEVVENYSHLFTVSGTDPELVPYMLLAHIDVVPANETDGWDVPPFSAKELNGFIYGRGTIDNKQSVMGILQALEYLLERGYVPQRGFYIGLGHDEEVHGHAGAANIVKLLKNRGVKLHFLVDEGLAVLDGIISGLDGPAALIGVSEKGHATVKLSVSMKPGHSSMPPKQTSIGILAAAITRLEEYPMPRLFGSGPERSTFEHLAHKFGLPLRFIMSNLWLFSPLISRVMEKKPDMNAFVRTTTAVTMFNSGVKTNVLPAHAEAIVNLRIHSAQTLQEVLELIESTISDDRVKLELMNGFDPLPISSYDEQSFGFQVIKKTVLDIFPFVTVAPGICVGNTDSRHYTPLTKEIYRFAPTWFKPGDTQRFHGINERISRKNYEELVLFFFRLIQNSDIKKLPPSHTSQHDL from the exons ATGACCGGTCACAGCACTCTGCCGAGAATAATCACATTTATAAAAGTGGTGGCGTTAAGTCTGTTCTTTACGCTGCTTATTTTGTTTCTCGTGGCTACAACACGAACTTTTACGTTAGACGTAAATGCAGGACTTCAGCTTGCACAAtgggaaaaaacaacatacaTATCATCTGATATAAGCACCGAACAGAGAGAGATCCTGCTCGAAAATTTCAAAG AGGCCATTCGTATTCCCACCGTGTCCTTCTCAGTGTCTCATCAGAACACAAGTGCTCTGGAAGACTTCAACCGTCTTCTAAAAAGAG TCTTCCCAACAATCTTCTCATCCAGTCTGGTTAAACATGAGGTGGTGGAGAACTACAGCCACCTGTTCACCGTGTCAGGCACCGATCCTGAGCTCGTGCCATACATGCTGCTGGCGCATATTGACGTGGTGCCAGCCAATGAGACTGACGGGTGGGATGTGCCACCCTTTTCAGCCAAAGAGCTGAATGGATTCATTTATGGACGAGGAACCATAGACAATAAACAGTCTGTCATG GGGATCCTTCAAGCTCTGGAGTACTTGTTGGAGCGAGGATATGTTCCACAGCGAGGGTTCTACATTGGTCTGGGTCATGATGAGGAG GTGCACGGCCATGCTGGAGCAGCAAACATAGTCAAACTGCTGAAGAATCGTGGGGTGAAGCTACACTTTCTTGTAGATGAAGGCCTTGCTGTATTGGATGGAATTATAAGTGGTCTAGATGGACCAGCTGCACT GATAGGTGTAAGTGAGAAAGGGCATGCCACAGTAAAGCTGAGTGTCAGTATGAAGCCAGGTCATTCCTCCATGCCTCCCAAGCAAACCAGCATTGGCATCCTGGCAGCTGCAATCACAAG GTTGGAGGAATACCCAATGCCTAGACTGTTTGGTTCTGGCCCTGAACGAAGCACATTTGAACACCTCGCACATAAG TTTGGCTTGCCTCTCCGATTCATCATGTCCAATCTGTGGCTTTTCAGCCCTTTGATTAGCAG GGTAATGGAGAAGAAGCCTGACATGAATGCTTTCGTGCGCACTACCACAGCGGTCACCATGTTCAACTCTGGAGTAAAG ACCAATGTCCTCCCGGCACATGCAGAGGCTATTGTGAATCTTCGTATCCACTCTGCCCAAACACTGCAAGAG GTACTGGAGTTGATTGAATCCACTATATCAGATGATCGTGTAAAATTAGAGCTGATGAATGGCTTTGACCCGCTACCCATCAGCTCCTATGATGAGCAGTCGTTTGGGTTTCAGGTTATTAAGAAGACGGTGTTGGACATATTTCCTTTTGTGACTGTTGCTCcag GTATCTGTGTGGGCAACACTGATAGCCGTCATTATACCCCACTGACAAAGGAGATTTATCGCTTTGCCCCAACTTGGTTCAAACCAGGAGACACCCAGAG ATTCCATGGCATCAACGAAAGGATCTCCCGCAAAAACTATGAGGAgcttgtgctttttttctttcgACTCATCCAGAACAGTGACATCAAAAAACTACCACCATCTCACACCAGCCAACACGAtctctga
- the lemd1 gene encoding LEM domain-containing protein 1 isoform X2, with product MPVFVENPSQFSKQRLKSELISHNIELPPAGSDKQVYLEVYMKHMGDKNTTDFSSDEEENVRNGNEEEKRGDDSDMVDLSSLTDDQLKRKLLQYGVKAGPIVATTRALYERKLHRLMTQHSFNSKADAGKYSESEEEESGSERCEPESVSHTGLSVTPSTVGMNYHSKETFYPQCFVPPVRQGKNQESSLESSQSSFLSFSITQLVEEIENRLSPLSKSAENGRSCSPTPVACKAQRETVTDVLMEMFPDTAITPTGIAATKRRSIKGAAGRPVRFKYPDTPLSPVTLEKLEIQQRLVPLWVQIAVFLLVVAFLYFIYILVEEPLENPFSALLQGLSQEASSDDLALVSQDTHT from the exons ATGCCCGTGTTTGTAGAAAATCCCTCTCAGTTTTCTAAACAGCGCCTAAAGTCGGAATTAATTTCCCATAATATTGAGCTGCCGCCTGCAGGAAGTGACAAACAAGTTTATCTGGAGGTTTATATGAAGCATATGGGGGATAAAAACACTACTGATTTCTCTAGTGATGAAGAGGAAAACGTCCGAAATGGAAAT gaagaggaaaagagaggagacgATTCAGACATGGTGGACCTGAGCTCACTGACTGATGATCAGTTAAAACGCAAACTGCTTCAGTATGGAGTCAAAGCCGGACCGATTGTAG CTACCACTCGAGCACTGTATGAGAGGAAGTTGCACAGGCTGATGACTCAACACAGTTTCAACAGTAAAGCTGATGCTGGGAAATACTCTGAAAGTGAAGAGGAGGAATCTG GATCAGAACGGTGTGAACCAGAGAGTGTGTCCCATACTGGACTTAGTGTGACGCCTAgtacg GTGGGGATGAACTATCATAGCAAAGAAACATTTTATCCTCAGTGCTTTGTACCCCCTGTGAGACAG GGCAAGAATCAAGAGAGTTCATTGGAGAGCAGCCAAAGCAGCTTTCTGTCATTCAGCATCACACAGCTTGTGGAGGAG ATTGAGAACAGACTCAGTCCTCTGTCAAAGTCTGCAGAGAATGGGAGAAGCTGTAGCCCCACACCAGTGGCATGCAAAGCACAACGG GAAACAGTAACTGATGTTCTGATGGAGATGTTCCCAGACACTGCAATAACTCCAACTGGAATCGC TGCCACCAAGAGACGGTCTATTAAGGGAGCAGCAGGTCGTCCTGTACGGTTCAAATATCCAGATACCCCACTGAGTCCTGTCACACTGGAGAAATTGGAGATCCAGCAGCGTCTAGTTCCTCTGTGGGTGCAGATTGCTGTGTTCCTTTTGGTGGTTGCCTTCCTATACTTCATTTACATATTGGTGGAAGAGCCACTGGAGAATCCTTTCAGTGCATTACTGCAGGGTCTGAGTCAGGAGGCAAGCAGCGACGATCTTGCTCTTGtctctcaggacacacacacttga
- the lemd1 gene encoding LEM domain-containing protein 1 isoform X3, protein MVDLSSLTDDQLKRKLLQYGVKAGPIVATTRALYERKLHRLMTQHSFNSKADAGKYSESEEEESGSERCEPESVSHTGLSVTPSTVGMNYHSKETFYPQCFVPPVRQGKNQESSLESSQSSFLSFSITQLVEEIENRLSPLSKSAENGRSCSPTPVACKAQRRLDNSTTNASLYLTPEYSPFQKQTTSINPAIETVTDVLMEMFPDTAITPTGIAATKRRSIKGAAGRPVRFKYPDTPLSPVTLEKLEIQQRLVPLWVQIAVFLLVVAFLYFIYILVEEPLENPFSALLQGLSQEASSDDLALVSQDTHT, encoded by the exons ATGGTGGACCTGAGCTCACTGACTGATGATCAGTTAAAACGCAAACTGCTTCAGTATGGAGTCAAAGCCGGACCGATTGTAG CTACCACTCGAGCACTGTATGAGAGGAAGTTGCACAGGCTGATGACTCAACACAGTTTCAACAGTAAAGCTGATGCTGGGAAATACTCTGAAAGTGAAGAGGAGGAATCTG GATCAGAACGGTGTGAACCAGAGAGTGTGTCCCATACTGGACTTAGTGTGACGCCTAgtacg GTGGGGATGAACTATCATAGCAAAGAAACATTTTATCCTCAGTGCTTTGTACCCCCTGTGAGACAG GGCAAGAATCAAGAGAGTTCATTGGAGAGCAGCCAAAGCAGCTTTCTGTCATTCAGCATCACACAGCTTGTGGAGGAG ATTGAGAACAGACTCAGTCCTCTGTCAAAGTCTGCAGAGAATGGGAGAAGCTGTAGCCCCACACCAGTGGCATGCAAAGCACAACGG cGGCTCGACAACAGCACAACAAATGCGTCTCTCTATCTGACCCCTGAGTATTCACCTTTTCAGAAACAAACTACTTCAATAAATCCAGCAATT GAAACAGTAACTGATGTTCTGATGGAGATGTTCCCAGACACTGCAATAACTCCAACTGGAATCGC TGCCACCAAGAGACGGTCTATTAAGGGAGCAGCAGGTCGTCCTGTACGGTTCAAATATCCAGATACCCCACTGAGTCCTGTCACACTGGAGAAATTGGAGATCCAGCAGCGTCTAGTTCCTCTGTGGGTGCAGATTGCTGTGTTCCTTTTGGTGGTTGCCTTCCTATACTTCATTTACATATTGGTGGAAGAGCCACTGGAGAATCCTTTCAGTGCATTACTGCAGGGTCTGAGTCAGGAGGCAAGCAGCGACGATCTTGCTCTTGtctctcaggacacacacacttga
- the lemd1 gene encoding LEM domain-containing protein 1 isoform X1, with translation MPVFVENPSQFSKQRLKSELISHNIELPPAGSDKQVYLEVYMKHMGDKNTTDFSSDEEENVRNGNEEEKRGDDSDMVDLSSLTDDQLKRKLLQYGVKAGPIVATTRALYERKLHRLMTQHSFNSKADAGKYSESEEEESGSERCEPESVSHTGLSVTPSTVGMNYHSKETFYPQCFVPPVRQGKNQESSLESSQSSFLSFSITQLVEEIENRLSPLSKSAENGRSCSPTPVACKAQRRLDNSTTNASLYLTPEYSPFQKQTTSINPAIETVTDVLMEMFPDTAITPTGIAATKRRSIKGAAGRPVRFKYPDTPLSPVTLEKLEIQQRLVPLWVQIAVFLLVVAFLYFIYILVEEPLENPFSALLQGLSQEASSDDLALVSQDTHT, from the exons ATGCCCGTGTTTGTAGAAAATCCCTCTCAGTTTTCTAAACAGCGCCTAAAGTCGGAATTAATTTCCCATAATATTGAGCTGCCGCCTGCAGGAAGTGACAAACAAGTTTATCTGGAGGTTTATATGAAGCATATGGGGGATAAAAACACTACTGATTTCTCTAGTGATGAAGAGGAAAACGTCCGAAATGGAAAT gaagaggaaaagagaggagacgATTCAGACATGGTGGACCTGAGCTCACTGACTGATGATCAGTTAAAACGCAAACTGCTTCAGTATGGAGTCAAAGCCGGACCGATTGTAG CTACCACTCGAGCACTGTATGAGAGGAAGTTGCACAGGCTGATGACTCAACACAGTTTCAACAGTAAAGCTGATGCTGGGAAATACTCTGAAAGTGAAGAGGAGGAATCTG GATCAGAACGGTGTGAACCAGAGAGTGTGTCCCATACTGGACTTAGTGTGACGCCTAgtacg GTGGGGATGAACTATCATAGCAAAGAAACATTTTATCCTCAGTGCTTTGTACCCCCTGTGAGACAG GGCAAGAATCAAGAGAGTTCATTGGAGAGCAGCCAAAGCAGCTTTCTGTCATTCAGCATCACACAGCTTGTGGAGGAG ATTGAGAACAGACTCAGTCCTCTGTCAAAGTCTGCAGAGAATGGGAGAAGCTGTAGCCCCACACCAGTGGCATGCAAAGCACAACGG cGGCTCGACAACAGCACAACAAATGCGTCTCTCTATCTGACCCCTGAGTATTCACCTTTTCAGAAACAAACTACTTCAATAAATCCAGCAATT GAAACAGTAACTGATGTTCTGATGGAGATGTTCCCAGACACTGCAATAACTCCAACTGGAATCGC TGCCACCAAGAGACGGTCTATTAAGGGAGCAGCAGGTCGTCCTGTACGGTTCAAATATCCAGATACCCCACTGAGTCCTGTCACACTGGAGAAATTGGAGATCCAGCAGCGTCTAGTTCCTCTGTGGGTGCAGATTGCTGTGTTCCTTTTGGTGGTTGCCTTCCTATACTTCATTTACATATTGGTGGAAGAGCCACTGGAGAATCCTTTCAGTGCATTACTGCAGGGTCTGAGTCAGGAGGCAAGCAGCGACGATCTTGCTCTTGtctctcaggacacacacacttga